A part of Arachis hypogaea cultivar Tifrunner chromosome 12, arahy.Tifrunner.gnm2.J5K5, whole genome shotgun sequence genomic DNA contains:
- the LOC112726706 gene encoding protein PIN-LIKES 3 isoform X1 — MEFWNLFMVALMPVVKVLLITALGTILAIRRFGILGDTARKNLNHMVFYVFGPAIVCSSLAKTITLRNVVILWFMPVNVLLTFLIGTALGWLLIKIIRVPLHLHGLVLGCCAAGNLGNLPLIIVPAVCKKRNNSFGDVDVCKKNALAYASLSMALGSIYIWSYVYNIVRIYSSKVSSVDDSKVKAVIIATENDDIDSENPSKLVTVDDKSQTNDHVKQLEIESVVSHQQIAKISSTKEKIRNQIKVLAEKINLKVLFAPATIGTIIGLIIGIVPQFRKVLVDENAPLFVIQDSLVMLGDAAIPAMTLLVGANLVKGLEGVRKQLPLVIGITIVRFIALPAIGIGIVKGATHFGLIHHDPLYQFLLLLQFALPPAVAMSTMVQLFGGGEGECSVIMLATYSCAAVSLTLWCTFFVWLVLS, encoded by the exons atggagttCTGGAACCTTTTCATGGTTGCATTAATGCCAGTTGTAAAGGTGCTTTTGATCACTGCTCTTGGGACAATTCTTGCCATTCGGCGTTTTGGTATACTTGGGGACACTGCCAGGAAAAACTTGAATCAT ATGGTATTTTATGTGTTTGGGCCTGCTATTGTTTGTAGCAGCCTCGCAAAAACCATAACTCTAAGGAACGTCGTTATTTT GTGGTTCATGCCGGTGAATGTTCTTCTCACATTTCTTATTGGAACAGCTCTTGGATGGTTACTTATTAAAATAATCAGAGTTCCTCTTCATCTTCATGGCCTTGTCTTAGGTTGTTGTGCTGCAG GGAATCTGGGAAATTTACCTCTTATTATAGTTCCAGCTGTCTGTAAAAAAAGAAACAACTCTTTTGGAGATGTGGATGTTTGCAAAAAGAATGCATTAGCATATGCTTCTCTCTCAATGGCA CTAGGAAGCATTTACATTTGGTCTTATGTATACAACATAGTCCGCATATATTCAAGCAAGGTTTCATCAGTTGATGATTCAAAAGTAAAAGCAGTGATCATTGCAACAGAAAATGATGATATTGATTCAGAAAACCCTTCAAAATTGGTCACTGTTGATGACAAATCACAAACTAATGATCATGTGAAGCAACTTGAAATTGAATCTGTAGTGTCTCACCAACAAATAGCAAAG atatcatcaacaaaggaaaaaATTAGGAATCAGATAAAGGTATTAGCAGAAAAGATCAATTTGAAGGTACTATTTGCACCAGCAACAATTGGAACG ATAATTGGTttaataattggaattgttcctCAATTTCGAAAAGTATTAGTTGATGAAAATGCACCTCTTTTTGTGATTCAAGACTCTTTAGTCATGTTGgg GGATGCAGCAATTCCAGCAATGACCTTGTTGGTTGGTGCAAATCTTGTTAAGG GTTTAGAGGGAGTAAGAAAGCAACTTCCACTTGTTATTGGGATTACTATAGTTAGATTTATTGCCTTGCCAGCAATAGGTATAGGAATTGTTAAAGGTGCTACTCATTTTGGCTTGATCCACCATGATCCATTATATCAATTTCTTTTACTACTTCAATTTGCTCTTCCTCCTGCAGTAGCCATGA GTACAATGGTTCAATTATTTGGAGGTGGTGAAGGTGAATGCTCAGTTATCATGTTAGCAACTTATTCTTGTGCTGCAGTTTCCCTTACTCTTTGGTGCACATTCTTTGTGTGGCTTGTATTATCATAA
- the LOC112726706 gene encoding protein PIN-LIKES 3 isoform X2 produces MWFMPVNVLLTFLIGTALGWLLIKIIRVPLHLHGLVLGCCAAGNLGNLPLIIVPAVCKKRNNSFGDVDVCKKNALAYASLSMALGSIYIWSYVYNIVRIYSSKVSSVDDSKVKAVIIATENDDIDSENPSKLVTVDDKSQTNDHVKQLEIESVVSHQQIAKISSTKEKIRNQIKVLAEKINLKVLFAPATIGTIIGLIIGIVPQFRKVLVDENAPLFVIQDSLVMLGDAAIPAMTLLVGANLVKGLEGVRKQLPLVIGITIVRFIALPAIGIGIVKGATHFGLIHHDPLYQFLLLLQFALPPAVAMSTMVQLFGGGEGECSVIMLATYSCAAVSLTLWCTFFVWLVLS; encoded by the exons AT GTGGTTCATGCCGGTGAATGTTCTTCTCACATTTCTTATTGGAACAGCTCTTGGATGGTTACTTATTAAAATAATCAGAGTTCCTCTTCATCTTCATGGCCTTGTCTTAGGTTGTTGTGCTGCAG GGAATCTGGGAAATTTACCTCTTATTATAGTTCCAGCTGTCTGTAAAAAAAGAAACAACTCTTTTGGAGATGTGGATGTTTGCAAAAAGAATGCATTAGCATATGCTTCTCTCTCAATGGCA CTAGGAAGCATTTACATTTGGTCTTATGTATACAACATAGTCCGCATATATTCAAGCAAGGTTTCATCAGTTGATGATTCAAAAGTAAAAGCAGTGATCATTGCAACAGAAAATGATGATATTGATTCAGAAAACCCTTCAAAATTGGTCACTGTTGATGACAAATCACAAACTAATGATCATGTGAAGCAACTTGAAATTGAATCTGTAGTGTCTCACCAACAAATAGCAAAG atatcatcaacaaaggaaaaaATTAGGAATCAGATAAAGGTATTAGCAGAAAAGATCAATTTGAAGGTACTATTTGCACCAGCAACAATTGGAACG ATAATTGGTttaataattggaattgttcctCAATTTCGAAAAGTATTAGTTGATGAAAATGCACCTCTTTTTGTGATTCAAGACTCTTTAGTCATGTTGgg GGATGCAGCAATTCCAGCAATGACCTTGTTGGTTGGTGCAAATCTTGTTAAGG GTTTAGAGGGAGTAAGAAAGCAACTTCCACTTGTTATTGGGATTACTATAGTTAGATTTATTGCCTTGCCAGCAATAGGTATAGGAATTGTTAAAGGTGCTACTCATTTTGGCTTGATCCACCATGATCCATTATATCAATTTCTTTTACTACTTCAATTTGCTCTTCCTCCTGCAGTAGCCATGA GTACAATGGTTCAATTATTTGGAGGTGGTGAAGGTGAATGCTCAGTTATCATGTTAGCAACTTATTCTTGTGCTGCAGTTTCCCTTACTCTTTGGTGCACATTCTTTGTGTGGCTTGTATTATCATAA
- the LOC112726705 gene encoding uncharacterized protein, producing the protein MGPDLDLKKSGSIHSPAFSRQKVPEPRTDYIGDACGMETSAIEQIHFSSENENVEVNITGQKKVPEPRVDYIGDGCAMVPSRIEQTHFSNENENVEVNITGSTNSGQALVVEDSREDATESSSSFGHTESDTENVPSFSDPEVESCLCADNASSSMSNDYFESPPRRKKGVTSHWRKFIHPLMWRCKWIELRLKQLQSQELKYEKELEAYNYRKQLDFAHLTLDGSDIKSVPISGRRHRNKIMKRKKRNRVEEKYDLASYMSNHSLFSYYEQKDRTVDTCLKDVHGAANGGNIDDIEFKLDDLWSYVDYENSDKSLDDIIQKIEAVQSQVHKLKTRIDKVIKENSGKFDSGTQLDKPGTPQHEPGYQTVDPLIPGNASLTDEGFNLLVEMTDKPRIEDLREEIKDGTLIQNQEAKKELQVSESDFSVEDVVPNIHSTLKVCSTSKSNVPKNKRKRRNKSASWNRM; encoded by the exons ATGGGGCCTGACTTGGATTTGAAGAAGTCAGGGAGTATACACTCCCCTGCATTTTCTCGACAGAAGGTTCCGGAGCCTAGAACCGACTACATTGGTGATGCTTGTGGCATGGAAACATCAGCAATTGAACAAATTCATTTTTCTAGTGAGAATGAGAATGTAGAAGTTAATATCACTGGACAGAAGAAGGTTCCAGAGCCTAGAGTCGACTACATTGGTGATGGTTGCGCGATGGTTCCATCGCGAATTGAACAAACTCATTTCTCCAATGAGAATGAGAATGTAGAGGTTAATATCACTGGATCCACAAATTCTGGACAAGCCTTGGTGGTGGAAGATTCTCGTGAGGATGCCACTGAGAGTTCTAGTTCTTTTGGTCATACAGAATCTGACACAGAGAACGTCCCATCCTTCAGTGACCCTGAAGTCGAATCGTGTCTTTGTGCTGACAATGCATCCTCATCCATGTCCAATGATTATTTTGAATCACCTCCAAGAAG AAAGAAAGGGGTTACAAGTCATTGGAGAAAGTTCATACACCCTCTAATGTGGCGTTGTAAGTGGATCGAACTGCGTCTGAAGCAACTTCAGTCTCAAGAGCTTAAGTATGAAAAAGAGCTTGAAGCGTACAATTATAGAAAGCAGCTTGATTTTGCACACCTAACATTAGATGGCTCTGATATCAAATCGGTACCTATATCTGGTCGGAGGCATAGGAATAAAATTATGAAGAGGAAAAAAAGGAATAGAGTTGAAGAGAAGTATGATTTAGCATCGTACATGTCTAATCATAGTTTATTCTCTTACTATG AACAAAAAGATCGCACTGTTGATACTTGTTTGAAAGATGTTCATGGTGCTGCTAATG GTGGTAACATTGATGATATTGAGTTCAAGTTGGATGATCTGTGGTCTTATGTTGACTATGAAAATAGTGATAAGTCATTGGATGACATCATTCAAAAGATTGAAGCAGTACAATCACAAGTTCACAAATTGAAAACTCGAATTGATAAGGTAATTAAAGAAAATTCAGGAAAATTTGATTCCGGAACTCAATTGGACAAGCCTGGGACACCTCAGCATGAACCCGGGTATCAGACGGTAGATCCACTTATCCCTGGAAATGCATCATTAACTGATGAAGGGTTTAATCTTCTTGTTGAGATGACTGATAAGCCTCGGATTGAGGACTTGCGAGAAGAG ATCAAAGATGGGACCCTTATACAAAATCAAGAAGCTAAGAAAGAGTTGCAAGTTTCTGAATCTGACTTTTCTGTTGAGGATGTTGTGCCTAATATTCATTCTACTTTAAAAGTATGCTCCACATCAAAGTCAAATGTTCCTAAGAacaaaaggaaaagaaggaacaaaTCTGCCTCTTGGAACCGGATGTAA
- the LOC112726708 gene encoding peptidyl-prolyl cis-trans isomerase FKBP20-2, chloroplastic, producing the protein MVPLSLTHFTAPLPCALHGAKQLTLQCTNHEQDILQGSCISEKITLRRTLVLSAFVSTCVFPTLSSYAKTKTKNPYDEKRLLQQNKRIQQENNAPEDFPNFIREGFEVKVVAPDNYTKSDSGLIYRDFEVGKGDCPKDGQQVTFHYVGYNESGRRIDSTYLQGSPARIRMGTKALVPGFEEGIRDMRPGGKRRIIIPPELGPPVGPSTFFSSKQFEVFDVELLSIQNCERRTIAFYSDVVCN; encoded by the exons ATGGTTCCACTCTCACTCACACACT TTACAGCCCCCCTCCCTTGTGCTCTTCATGGAGCTAAACAATTAACTCTCCAATGCACAAATCATGAGCAGGACAT ATTACAGGGTAGTTGCATATCTGAGAAAATAACATTAAGGAGGACACTTGTTCTTTCTGCTTTTGTATCAACTTGTGTTTTTCCAACCTTATCTTCTTATGCCAAGACTAAGACTAAGAATCCATATGATGAAAAACGCCTCCTACAACAAAATAAACGGATACAGCAAGAAAACAATGCACCTGAGGATTTCCCAAATTTCATCAGAGAAG GTTTTGAAGTTAAAGTAGTAGCACCGGATAACTATACCAAGAGTGATTCAGGGCTCATATACCGGGATTTCGAAGTTGGTAAAGGTGATTGCCCAAAGGATGGTCAGcag GTAACGTTTCACTATGTCGGCTATAACGAATCTGGCCGTCGTATAGACAGCACTTACTTACAGGGTTCTCCTGCCAGAATCCGTATGGGGACTAAAGCATTGGTTCCTG GATTTGAGGAAGGAATTAGAGACATGAGACCAGGTGGGAAGAGAAGAATCATTATTCCCCCTGAACTTGGGCCACCA GTTGGACCTTCAACCTTTTTCAGCTCAAAACAATTTGAAGTTTTTGATGTTGAATTATTAAGCATACAGAACTGTGAAAGGAGGACCATAGCTTTCTACTCTGATGTTGTATGCAACTGA